Genomic window (Drosophila albomicans strain 15112-1751.03 chromosome X, ASM965048v2, whole genome shotgun sequence):
tttgaaaataaaagaagggGTGttgtaatttactttaatttttttcacttAAACACGAAAGACTTTATTACCTTCGGATAggatatatatttcttatgtGAAGAGTTGAGTGTAGGGCAAATTGATATATGCAATGTATTGGTTAATCTTGTCAAGTGGGTGCATTGTTGGCTCTCAGCTTACTTGGGCTTAGCTGCCGCTGGCGGAGCAGCTGCAGGTGGAGCAGCTGCAggtggagctgctgctggtggggCTGCTGCTGGTGGGGCAGCTGCAGGTGGAGCTGCCGCCggtggcgctgctgctgctgctggcggtgCTGGTggatcatcgtcatcgtcgtcatcatcgtcttTCTTGGGCTTGACATCTTTGGCTTTAGCCTTCGCCTCGGCAGCCTTCTTTTCGTCGTTCTTCTTCTTGGCCTCCAGCTGAGCGGCAATCAAGGCCGCATCACCAATGGGCACATTCTTCATCTCATTGGCCGGCGTTGGCTTCGGTTTGCCAAAGCACACCTCGGCAATCTTCTTGTGCGTCAGATTGTAACCAGAAACGCCGCGAATCTTCGGCTCCACGTTCTTGGCATATATGTCGGCGGCGAGTTCGTCGATGCCAACCTCACGATCGGCCACCACCTTCTTGGAGACGGCAGACATTTCCTTGCGCACCGCCACATCGATGGCCTTCAGTTCGGCCTCGTCGGTGAGACCCAGCGAGAGTATCTGCTTGCGGAAGCTCTCGATGGGATCGCGCTGCTTGCGCACCTCCTGCACCTCCTTGCGTGTGCGATACGCCAAGCCCGGATCGGACATGGAATGTCCCTCATAGCGATACGTATTCATCTCCAGAACAATGGGGCCATTATTCAGTGCATGCTCGATGGCAAATTGAGTGGCACTGCGCACCGCCAGCACCTGATTGCCATCGACCCACAGTCCCGGAACATACTGTCCACGCATATAGAAATCGGTGAGCGCCGCATGGCGACTGATGTGGGTGCCCATGCCATAGTGATTGTTCTCGCACACAAATATGCACGGCAAGCACTTCAGCTTGGCAATGTTGTACGCCTCAAAGACCTGACCCTGATTGGCAGCCCCATCGCCATAACACGCCACACAGACGCCCCCATCGCCCTTATAGCGATGGGCCAACGCAACGCCAGCGCCCAACGGCACCTGGGCACCAACGATCCCATTGCCGCCATAAAAGTTATCGGCATACGTGTGCATCGATCCGCCTTTGCCTCGACTGCATCCGCTGCGCACTCCAACCAATTCCCCAATCATGCCATGCGCCGTCACGCCCATCAAATAGGTCCAGGCATGGGCACGATATGCGGTGATCACACTGTCCTGCTTCCTCAGGCTGGCGCACATGCCCACGGCGACGGCCTCCTGGCCGATGTACAGATGACAGAAGCCTCGGATCTGCTTCGCCTTGTACATGTTCCCCGAGACGACCTCGAGGCGACGCACCTCCACCATTTGACGGTACAATTTGACCGCGTCCTCGCGCGACAATTCAACATCTGTGGGCGGGCCCTTCTCCAGTTCGTAGCACTTGAATGTCTGTGGTCGAGAATATCGAGAAAAGTAATTAGAATTGGAATAATAGTAGTAATAACAAGAGGATTTGTAAATGAGGCGATTTTATATTACTATAGAATAAGGACTATAGGCtacgtaaaaaaaaacaatgcataATTTACAGAGgtatagtaaaaataaatgtatatacacatagaataaataaaatttcgagattccattcaatttaaataacaatgtaaaaaacataatatacaatgagtatataccaaaatttcaaaatagtattcaaataaaataataatagtaggaataataaaaacagttGCAAATAAaggtattttatattataatagaCATAAAAGAGGAATAGTTAAgagaataaatgtatatatgtaaatatagaataaacatcagcagcaaaattttgagattcgattcaatttaaaataacaatgtAAGAAACATAATGTACAAtgaatatataacaaaatttcgaaatattattcaaataaaataatataaaaatcccattacaaaataattagaaGTGAAATAATAGTagaaataatagaaaaagttacaaatcaatttaagaaagaagtacaatgaaaataaattaatttgacatataattgcatttaaattactgaACTTTAAGCcccttttatttaatttactagaTTCTGagcttatttattaataacgATTTCTAAGCGTTTCTTGTGGATACCTTTCCCCCATAAAACCTATTATAATATGTTCTTTACATtgcttttctttaatttctgttttagtaaaaattcttaaatttatagCTCTCAAATAAAacgttttaaataataaacattaaacataaaacataaagcCATGAAAACAATACActgattttaaaaatgaaaattatatgaataattctactaaatatgttatatgtgtTAATCGTGCCAAAATTATTTTTccttgtaaattaaaattatccAATTAAAAGCGAAGTAATGAATATACTTTTGTtcagtatatacatatattataagcatatattatataacacGAATTTGTATATAGTCCATAGTTGCATCTTCATGACCatcacataaatatttttctatatgtGCAGTTacttaatttgcattattaataaCCACAATATTGTAGTCAGAGACTTATATAGTCAGCGATGGTCTATCCTAAACTAATGCcagtaattttatattattacttaactataaacaaaataaaattaatatataatgttatatgtatttataacaACTATGCAGTATagaataaactaaaataaataaataaaatagtatggattgatatacaatatatatacatataaatctCCAAAGAGTTCTCCTACTTACATTCTCTAGCGTTAACGTTGAGCAATCGGAATTGAAGCGTCTTTGGATTCGCCACACATTGCGTTCCATGCACTGTTCATGCATCAGGTTTCGCagtaatcgtaatcgtaatcgcaTCATCGAATGACATCCGGGCGCCGTCCGTTGCATCATCTTGTGTCAGTGGCTAGTTCACAAAATATTCAACTATGCTGACGATACACAATTGTTTTACGGTCCCCTAAAGTGTCCAGTGTGAAAGGGACCACTAAAATTGTCTCGGTATGGTATTAAaggaataataaatttaacctTAAATTTGCTCTTTTTGTAAGTATTAAAACCGCATGAGgacaaataaaacagaaattctaattatataaaaatgaaatgagtgAATAAACGTTTGCCGAAAAATACTCGAAAAAAATATGACTTATCGAGCTAGATGCCAATGTGATCTGAGtgtaaaaacaaactaaactaaacattTACAAATGTAATGCAATGTTTACTaagttttaaacattttggtagagcttaaaattcaaatcaattgaCATTTCCTTTATAAATCGGTTTCAGTTTCTTACATTCCAACCTTTTTTAAACGCAATTcttataaatgttatttagcTTAATAATCCCgtttgtgaaataaaaactaGATTGCGTATGTTTGTAGTttatatttcaacaaatttacacCTCGCTTTAAACCATATTGAACACGTTCATATGCAATAATATCCGTTGCTTTTCCTGTTGCTATTTGCCACTGGCCCTGGCCCATGTTGAGTGTTGATTGTGTATGTCGATTATGGGTATGGGTAGAAAGAGTATCCATATTCGTGGTTAGCTACGTTCTTTTGTGTCTTTTTCgcgtgtgtctatgtgtgtgtgtgtgtgtttacgtGTGTTTACACGAAGCTCTACATAATTAAGCATATcgcataaacaaaaattttctaACTTTCACTTTTTGGGCTTAACATCTAGAGATTTCGCTTGTtatctttgtgtgtgtgtgtgtatgtgtgtttgggtTGATCAAATCGTTGTAAAATCATTGTTTAATGATTGACACCCTTGCGCTCCTGGATGTGATCAATATCATAGGCAATAGTGCCGCGAATCTTGCGCTCCAAGTTGTTCGAGTAGACATCGGTCCACAAATGGGGCAATGGCAGCTCGGTATCGGTCTTGGCAATTGCGGTGGCCTCATCCACCTCCTTGCGCACCTTCATGTCGATGGCCTGATATAAACGTAATGTTAATGGAGTGTTCCGTGAGTTCGACTGTCAGAATACTTACCTTAATCTCATCGGTGGTAATGAGACCCAGCTCAATGCACAGCTCCTTGAAGGATGTGATGGGATCACGCTTCTGACGCACCTCCTGGATTTCCTCGCGTGTACGATACGAGGTTCCCGGATCGGACATGGAATGACCCGAATATCTATAAGTATTCGTTTCCATCACCAGCGGTCCATGCGTGTTCACATACTTGATGGCAAACTCTGTGGCACTGCGCACAGCCAGCACATCCATGCCATCGACCCAAATGCCAGGCAGAGCATCGCCACGCGTGTAGTAGTCCGTGTTGCACGAAGCACGCTCCGCGCTGGTGCCCATGCCTATCAGTAGACAACAGAACAAGATAAGTTTAGTTGTAGTATGGTAATTTATAGTATTGGTTAGCGTGATAGCATGAATTACTGATAGtgtaatttattgattgtaTGATTTACTCCAAAGTatttttatcgatagtatgATTTTTTGATAGTATGATTTACTCAAAGTATTTTTATCGATAGTACGATTTATTGACAGCATATTTTATCGATAGTGTGATTTACTGATagtataatttattgaaagcaTGATTTACTCCGAAGTATTTTTATCGGAAATATTGATagtataatttattgatagTATGATTTACTCAAAGTATTTTGTATCGATAGTACGAATTATTGTAAGTATGTTTTATCGATCGTATGATTAATAGTACGATTTACTCAATGTATCTTTTATCGATTGTATGATTCATCGAGTTAACTAATAGTGTGTTTTATCGATAGTATGATTTCCggctacaaaatatacttcaatattaaattttttcgaaattcaaatttttcaataatttaaattgcaatttttaaaataatttaagtgaATATTTTTTAGATTGTTTAATTTCGTTCACTTTTCTTTAACTAAGTAAAAGAAAgttaaattttgcatttgtttcttACTCCAAAATTGTCGAAATTTTCCTTAAATgtaaaagattttattttggAGTATGATTTCCCATTGGTAATTTCGTAATttgcaaaagcagcaaaagctcATGAGTTcgaattctttaaaattaaaaattgtaaaaacatTTGAATGGTAGTAATTGAAGAAAATCTTTCAGTTTtgtgaaatataaaatgaattatacaagtataaacttattattaattttgtttgtcgtacatattaaataatagaGTTCccaataattttgaattcttatttaatatgtataataattaattaaatattaatagtatGAGTTTTAAAAtgactttaaaatttgtaatggCATTATTTATCACTAATAAAAAAGTTGTACAGAAATGTAAAGTTTTCAGAGCGTTGAAAAACAAGTAGAATGCTTTCCAGATACTGTAGCTGATTAATCGTATAAATTATCTACTCACCATAGTTATTGTTCTCGCAGACAAAGATGACGGGCAACTTCCACAGATAGGCCATGTTGTAGGCCTCAAATACCTGGCCCTGGTTAGCAGCACCATCGCCATAGAGGGCCAAGCACATGCCACCGTTGCCCTTGTACTTGCAGGCGAGACCAACGCCAGCGCCCAATGGCACCTGGGCACCAACGATGCCGTTGCCGCCATAGAAATTGGGGGAATACATGTGCATAGAGCCGCCCTTGCCGCGAGCACAGCCGCTCTGCATGCCCGTCAATTCGGCGAGGACGCCCAGTGGCGAGACACCCATCAGATAGGTCCAGCCATGGACGCGATAGGCTGAGATGATGTTGTCGACATCACGCATGGCTGCCTTCATGCCAACGGCGCAGGCTTCTTGGCCCGAATACAGATGACAGAAGCCACGAATGATCTTCTCCTTGTACAGATTGCCGGCAGCGGTCTCAATGCGACGTATCGTCTGCATTTGTGTGTAGTATTTGAGCGCCTCATCCTTGGTCAGTTGCACTGTGGTCTCGGGTCCCTCGTCCAAGCGATGCAGCTTGAATGGCTGAGAAGCACACAGCACAGAGCACACGGCAGCGACAGAGATAGAATGCatgaaaaaagaagaaacgtGTAAGTGAGCGAGTAAGCATTtcgatagacagagagagagatagatacgCAATGGTTGATTCTGCAGCAATAAAAGTTGCAATGATAATTTAATACctatttcatttgtatttttgtttaactaTAATCGATTAGTTGTATcgcaaaataaacattaatctgtaactgtttttttgttttgtatattttcgtTCTGCTTCGATGACGTCACACGAGAGTGAGAGCACAGCACGCACACAACGAGAGATCAACACTGAAGtgcactctttttttttgcataacCTGTCGATCGCCGTGgaaagtgttgttgctgctgataagAAAGTGCGTGTCGTCGGCGTTGACGCTGCCGACGTCGGTCACGCGCGTCACGGTGTGACCTTGACGGCCGGCAATTTTTGAAATGACCGCCAGACGAACGACACTCACGCAAAATGCAACTCTGACCTGATTGGTTAACAGGCAAGCAAGCACACATATTCACACACATTATG
Coding sequences:
- the LOC117569284 gene encoding pyruvate dehydrogenase E1 component subunit alpha, mitochondrial → MMQRTAPGCHSMMRLRLRLLRNLMHEQCMERNVWRIQRRFNSDCSTLTLENTFKCYELEKGPPTDVELSREDAVKLYRQMVEVRRLEVVSGNMYKAKQIRGFCHLYIGQEAVAVGMCASLRKQDSVITAYRAHAWTYLMGVTAHGMIGELVGVRSGCSRGKGGSMHTYADNFYGGNGIVGAQVPLGAGVALAHRYKGDGGVCVACYGDGAANQGQVFEAYNIAKLKCLPCIFVCENNHYGMGTHISRHAALTDFYMRGQYVPGLWVDGNQVLAVRSATQFAIEHALNNGPIVLEMNTYRYEGHSMSDPGLAYRTRKEVQEVRKQRDPIESFRKQILSLGLTDEAELKAIDVAVRKEMSAVSKKVVADREVGIDELAADIYAKNVEPKIRGVSGYNLTHKKIAEVCFGKPKPTPANEMKNVPIGDAALIAAQLEAKKKNDEKKAAEAKAKAKDVKPKKDDDDDDDDDPPAPPAAAAAPPAAAPPAAAPPAAAPPAAAPPAAAPPAAAPPAAAKPK
- the LOC117569293 gene encoding pyruvate dehydrogenase E1 component subunit alpha, mitochondrial isoform X2, giving the protein MEKIKFDLKESEKQFKMVEKKLLKVFLEKEKLQDDKVKAETILKSRIHNEEKSAEEIEKLKDDLKKSQDQFEVVQKELQEVSLKKKELQRDKDEADTIIRSRIQSEEKSAKEIEKLMDDLKKSQDQFEVLKEQLQKNAAQAGVAKTNNYATEATVQVNRPFKLHRLDEGPETTVQLTKDEALKYYTQMQTIRRIETAAGNLYKEKIIRGFCHLYSGQEACAVGMKAAMRDVDNIISAYRVHGWTYLMGVSPLGVLAELTGMQSGCARGKGGSMHMYSPNFYGGNGIVGAQVPLGAGVGLACKYKGNGGMCLALYGDGAANQGQVFEAYNMAYLWKLPVIFVCENNNYGMGTSAERASCNTDYYTRGDALPGIWVDGMDVLAVRSATEFAIKYVNTHGPLVMETNTYRYSGHSMSDPGTSYRTREEIQEVRQKRDPITSFKELCIELGLITTDEIKAIDMKVRKEVDEATAIAKTDTELPLPHLWTDVYSNNLERKIRGTIAYDIDHIQERKGVNH
- the LOC117569293 gene encoding pyruvate dehydrogenase E1 component subunit alpha, mitochondrial isoform X3 codes for the protein MLRTLSRVSELPIVVRQLQKNAAQAGVAKTNNYATEATVQVNRPFKLHRLDEGPETTVQLTKDEALKYYTQMQTIRRIETAAGNLYKEKIIRGFCHLYSGQEACAVGMKAAMRDVDNIISAYRVHGWTYLMGVSPLGVLAELTGMQSGCARGKGGSMHMYSPNFYGGNGIVGAQVPLGAGVGLACKYKGNGGMCLALYGDGAANQGQVFEAYNMAYLWKLPVIFVCENNNYGMGTSAERASCNTDYYTRGDALPGIWVDGMDVLAVRSATEFAIKYVNTHGPLVMETNTYRYSGHSMSDPGTSYRTREEIQEVRQKRDPITSFKELCIELGLITTDEIKAIDMKVRKEVDEATAIAKTDTELPLPHLWTDVYSNNLERKIRGTIAYDIDHIQERKGVNH